A genomic window from Candidatus Nomurabacteria bacterium includes:
- a CDS encoding YdcF family protein — MKNIHIPPTDRLTGLVVLGRGNTPIGVSERSIANATTAAEHLLDGKADFAITSGWGPSAEEEYPISEADAMRKHILTLYPQAKVIGEPSSTTTFENAANVAGLIDELGFSTRSLRLVVVASWGHAHRGSLLLQKALPKGPLVEVLPTDVPVSPKERIMEAVLLGLSVAALAGVTPGDTEQFKQAARRYQHLVETPKNSTFIQKIHPGRS, encoded by the coding sequence ATGAAGAATATACACATACCACCAACAGATCGCCTTACAGGTTTAGTAGTATTGGGGCGAGGCAATACGCCAATTGGAGTCTCTGAGAGGTCTATTGCTAATGCAACAACTGCTGCAGAGCATTTATTAGATGGTAAGGCAGACTTTGCTATAACATCTGGCTGGGGCCCGTCCGCAGAAGAAGAGTATCCTATTTCTGAAGCAGATGCCATGCGTAAGCATATTCTTACTTTGTACCCACAGGCGAAGGTAATAGGCGAACCATCGTCTACAACCACGTTTGAAAACGCTGCTAATGTCGCAGGGCTCATTGATGAGCTTGGCTTCTCTACGCGTAGTCTCCGCTTAGTAGTTGTGGCGAGCTGGGGCCACGCCCATAGGGGTAGTCTGTTACTTCAAAAAGCATTGCCAAAAGGGCCCTTAGTAGAGGTGTTGCCAACAGATGTGCCTGTATCGCCCAAGGAACGGATTATGGAAGCGGTACTTTTGGGTTTATCTGTGGCTGCTCTTGCAGGTGTGACACCGGGCGACACGGAACAATTTAAACAGGCTGCAAGACGCTACCAGCATTTGGTAGAAACTCCCAAAAACAGTACATTCATACAAAAGATACACCCCGGACGTTCCTAG
- the ychF gene encoding redox-regulated ATPase YchF produces MSVSIGIVGLPNVGKSTLFNALTNNNILAANYPFATIEPNTGIVPIPDPRLDALAKLYNSKKIIPATVKFTDIAGLVAGASKGEGLGNQFLSHIRECAAIVQVVRGFTDPNVVHVDNTHNPANDIDVINTELVLADLQTLDKVLPRLQKEARTNPKLKPQLDILKEVQAILDAGKPLYSDEGLRLEVIGYRELQLLTAKPIIYLFNVDEDSLSNAAVQTKLAQMVLPNAALFVNAKLEDELRSLDEAERTEMLAEYGVQESGLVQLIHAAYETLGLQSYLTAGEKEVRAWTIKKGATAPQAAGVIHGDFERGFIAADVVDYQDLIAAGSLAAARAVGKVRTEGKTYVMQPGDVVEFKFNV; encoded by the coding sequence ATGAGTGTAAGTATTGGAATCGTTGGCCTACCTAACGTAGGTAAAAGTACCCTGTTTAATGCGTTAACCAATAATAATATATTGGCTGCAAACTACCCTTTTGCGACCATAGAGCCAAATACAGGGATTGTACCAATACCCGACCCACGGCTAGATGCGCTTGCCAAGCTTTATAACAGTAAAAAAATCATCCCCGCTACGGTAAAATTTACCGATATTGCCGGCTTAGTTGCCGGTGCCAGTAAGGGCGAAGGTTTAGGCAACCAGTTTTTAAGCCATATCCGTGAATGTGCAGCGATTGTGCAGGTGGTACGTGGCTTTACTGACCCAAATGTTGTTCATGTAGACAATACCCATAACCCAGCCAACGACATAGACGTCATAAACACCGAGCTTGTACTGGCAGATTTGCAAACACTAGATAAAGTATTGCCCCGATTACAAAAAGAAGCTCGCACTAACCCAAAATTGAAACCGCAGCTCGATATTTTAAAAGAAGTCCAAGCTATTCTTGACGCTGGCAAACCACTATATAGCGATGAAGGTTTAAGGTTAGAGGTTATAGGTTATAGAGAGCTGCAACTACTTACGGCAAAACCTATAATTTATTTGTTCAATGTAGATGAAGACAGCCTTAGTAATGCAGCTGTGCAAACAAAACTTGCACAAATGGTTTTACCAAACGCTGCCTTGTTTGTTAATGCCAAGCTAGAAGATGAACTACGGAGCCTAGACGAGGCCGAAAGAACAGAGATGCTGGCAGAATATGGTGTACAAGAATCTGGGCTTGTTCAGCTTATACACGCTGCTTATGAAACATTGGGTTTACAAAGCTACTTAACCGCAGGCGAAAAAGAAGTCCGAGCCTGGACAATAAAAAAAGGCGCTACTGCGCCGCAAGCTGCCGGGGTAATACATGGTGATTTTGAACGCGGCTTTATTGCCGCTGATGTTGTAGACTACCAAGATTTAATTGCAGCCGGGTCACTGGCAGCTGCCCGCGCTGTTGGTAAAGTGCGTACAGAGGGCAAAACTTACGTTATGCAGCCTGGTGACGTCGTAGAATTTAAGTTTAACGTCTAG
- a CDS encoding type II toxin-antitoxin system death-on-curing family toxin has protein sequence MRYISADDIVFIHDVIIVETGGALGVREPGLLLSIAEKPKTRFGTYDLYPDIYVKAASLYESICNYHVFIDGNKRTAVLTMYRFLYLNGCILLADNKTIEEYTLYIVNNKPDITEIAKWIKKHSRKAKNI, from the coding sequence ATGCGATACATTAGTGCAGACGATATTGTATTTATTCATGATGTCATCATAGTTGAAACAGGCGGTGCTTTAGGGGTAAGAGAGCCTGGGCTGTTGCTATCGATAGCAGAAAAACCAAAGACTCGTTTTGGTACGTACGATTTATACCCAGATATATACGTGAAAGCTGCCTCGCTATATGAAAGCATTTGTAATTACCATGTATTTATAGACGGTAATAAAAGAACGGCGGTACTAACTATGTATCGGTTTTTATATTTAAATGGCTGTATATTGCTTGCAGATAATAAGACTATAGAAGAATACACTCTTTATATAGTAAACAATAAGCCAGACATCACAGAAATTGCTAAATGGATAAAAAAGCATAGCAGAAAGGCAAAAAATATATGA
- the pilM gene encoding type IV pilus assembly protein PilM — MSVLSGVSDFFGLDIGTSAIRLVQLRGSGPVKALVKYALTPIDTKLVLSDAKADQQKVASIIKELVAQARVNTKNVTVGLPSQRVFTTVVDIERLSPSELAKNIKFQADTLIPTPLDESKIDWALLGDSPVDANKVEVLISSVANTYVEQRLDTLEAIGLNVIAFEPDTIALARAMTSSDDTAPQVVVDIGTNYSDLVIVAGGTPKLNRSIPTGSDAIIKAAMQGLGIDDKQAEQFVYKFGLSKDKLEGQIYAAIIGTVETLVSEIEKSIKFYQTRYPNAPITKIVVTGGASTLPEFPLFIANKFGINVEIGNAWRNVTFPADKQNELLSVSNHFGVAAGLAERIE; from the coding sequence ATGAGTGTCCTAAGTGGCGTCTCAGACTTTTTTGGCCTTGATATTGGAACGTCGGCAATCCGCCTAGTACAATTAAGAGGAAGTGGGCCCGTAAAAGCGCTAGTAAAATACGCACTTACCCCTATAGATACAAAATTAGTTCTATCAGACGCAAAAGCAGATCAACAAAAAGTAGCCAGCATTATAAAAGAGCTCGTCGCCCAAGCACGAGTGAATACTAAAAATGTGACGGTTGGTTTGCCATCGCAACGTGTTTTTACTACTGTTGTAGACATAGAACGCCTTAGCCCATCTGAACTTGCCAAAAATATTAAATTTCAGGCAGACACACTCATACCCACGCCACTAGACGAAAGTAAAATAGACTGGGCGCTATTGGGTGATTCACCAGTAGATGCCAACAAAGTAGAAGTACTTATTTCTAGTGTTGCCAACACTTATGTAGAGCAACGTCTAGACACACTAGAAGCAATTGGGTTAAATGTTATTGCCTTTGAACCAGACACCATTGCACTAGCGCGAGCCATGACCAGTAGTGATGATACCGCTCCACAAGTAGTCGTAGACATTGGTACAAATTATTCAGACCTCGTCATTGTTGCCGGCGGTACGCCAAAACTTAACAGGTCTATCCCCACAGGTTCGGACGCTATTATAAAAGCTGCTATGCAAGGGCTTGGCATAGACGATAAACAAGCCGAGCAGTTTGTTTATAAATTTGGCCTAAGTAAAGACAAGCTAGAAGGCCAGATATACGCTGCAATTATAGGCACAGTAGAAACATTAGTATCAGAAATAGAAAAGTCAATTAAGTTTTACCAAACACGTTACCCAAACGCACCAATTACAAAGATAGTTGTCACCGGTGGCGCATCTACACTACCGGAGTTCCCGCTGTTTATCGCCAATAAGTTTGGTATCAATGTAGAAATAGGCAACGCTTGGCGTAATGTCACTTTCCCAGCAGATAAACAAAACGAACTACTTTCTGTAAGCAACCATTTTGGTGTGGCAGCAGGCTTGGCGGAGCGAATAGAATGA
- a CDS encoding type II toxin-antitoxin system prevent-host-death family antitoxin, whose protein sequence is MTIIGLKELSQNAGKIAERVANGERFTVVKRSKPVFEILPPSTTADNELAEWTKDAIKQYRPALDALSKK, encoded by the coding sequence ATGACAATTATTGGCTTAAAAGAACTTTCACAAAACGCTGGTAAAATTGCAGAGCGTGTAGCAAATGGCGAACGTTTTACTGTTGTTAAAAGGTCAAAGCCGGTGTTTGAGATATTGCCCCCTAGCACTACGGCCGATAACGAACTGGCTGAATGGACCAAGGACGCTATAAAACAATACCGCCCCGCTCTAGACGCTTTGAGTAAAAAGTAA